One Lycium barbarum isolate Lr01 chromosome 5, ASM1917538v2, whole genome shotgun sequence genomic window carries:
- the LOC132639667 gene encoding uncharacterized mitochondrial protein AtMg00810-like: MKDLGKLKYFLGIEFSRPEKGIHMCQKKYALELVLELGLSGGKPIYTPLEFNHNLTSIEYDNVVKEDEKDKGFNDKQLEDRSSYQRLVRRLLYLTMTRPDLAFVVQILSQHMHAPKQSHMDVALRVARHIK, translated from the coding sequence atgaaagatcttggtaaATTGAAGTATTTTTTGGGTATAGAATTCTCCAGGCCTGAGAAAGGGATACATATGTGTCAAAAGAAGTATGCCCTTGAGTTAGTGTTAGAACTTGGTTTATCAGGTGGTAAACCTATATACACACCTTTGGAGTTCAATCATAACCTAACATCAATTGAGTATGACAATGTAGTGAAGGAAGATGAGAAAGATAAAGGTTTTAATGACAAACAACTTGAGGATAGAAGCAGCTATCAGAGACTTGTAAGAAGATTACTGTACTTAACCATGACAAGACCAGACTTGGCTTTTGTGGTTCAAATTTTGAGCCAACATATGCATGCACCTAAGCAAAGTCACATGGATGTAGCATTGAGAGTTGCAAGGCATATCAAATGA
- the LOC132639668 gene encoding uncharacterized protein LOC132639668, with the protein MVLNNDNSTRNNAIRAVDAQSTARIVPGTCKKEMYDFSLHELWYRRDAIALAWIMNTVSKDLVSTVLYASNAHKVWEDLRERFNKVNASRDFYLHEEIATLTQGVNFISVYFSKLKALRDESEALVPPPSCACPESKQHAENFHQQKLWQFLMGLNKSYAQARSQILMIEPTPTITQAYAMILNAESQRMHQNGASSSGPTSSSDLTALLSNKMQHKGFRPRN; encoded by the exons ATGGTGTTGAACAATGATAATAGCACAAGGAACAATGCTATTAGAGCTGTTGATGCTCAGAGCACTGCAA gaattGTGCCTGGTACTTGTAAGAAGGAAATGTATGATTTTAGTCTTCATGAATTATGGTATAGACGTGATGCTATTGCGCTAGCTTGGATTATGAACACAGTATCTAAGGATTTAGTCAGTACTGTACTCTATGCTTCTAATGCTCACAAAGTTTGGGAGGACCTTAGGGAAAGGTTTAACAAAGTGAATGCATCTAGGGATTTTTATCTTCACGAGGAAATAGCTACCTTAACTCAAGGAGTTAATTTTATATCTGTATATTTTTCAAAGTTGAAGGCACTGAGAGATGAGTCTGAAGCACTAGTGCCTCCTCCTTCTTGTGCTTGTCCTGAATCAAAACAACATGCTGAAAATTTTCACCAACAGAAACTGTGGCAATTTCTGATGGGACTAAATAAGTCATATGCTCAAGCTAGGAGCCAAATTTTGATGATTGAACCAACACCTACTATTACTCAAGCCTATGCTATGATCTTAAATGCAGAGAGTCAAAGAATGCACCAAAATGGAGCAAGTTCTAGTGGTCCCACTAGCAGTAGTGATCTAACTGCATTACTAAGCAACAAAATGCAACATAAAGGATTTAGGCCTAGAAATTAA
- the LOC132641233 gene encoding pentatricopeptide repeat-containing protein At3g04130, mitochondrial isoform X2: MANLGQSTAVLHQIFEGLCSLSRVLTTFRINPGSSEAEVVQSLLSDPDCDSIKITDNFVGRVLYRFKDDWKSALGVFRWAQSRPDYKPSPELYDKLVDILGKMKKMEKMHSLIDEMHAGHLISLNTIAKVMRRFAGAGEWKEAVRTFDELGKFGLEKNTESMNLLLDTLCKENRVQQAREIFYELKLHIPPNANTFNIFIHGWCKANRVEEAYWTIQEMKGSGCCPCVISYSTIIKSYCQQFNFQKVYELLDEMQGQGCLPNVVTFTTIMCFLKKSGAFEEALKIAERMKSVGCKPDTLFYNALIHTLGVAHRLQEATRVLKVEMPRNGVQPNTSTYNTIIAMFCHHLQEERALEFLRDLESSPVCKPDVQSYFPLLKLWFKVGKSDEFLKILVNDIVNKHHLSLDLSSYALLIHGLCRANKCEWAYLIFEDMIRQEITPRYKTCSVLLQEVKKKNMYDAADRIELFMKKMKTA, translated from the coding sequence AATAAATCCTGGAAGCAGTGAGGCTGAGGTTGTCCAATCATTGCTTTCTGACCCGGATTGTGATTCCATAAAGATCACTGATAACTTTGTTGGTAGGGTGCTTTATCGGTTTAAAGATGACTGGAAATCTGCACTTGGTGTTTTTAGATGGGCACAATCACGTCCCGACTACAAGCCCTCACCGGAATTGTACGATAAGTTGGTGGATATACTGGGGAAGATGAAGAAAATGGAAAAGATGCATTCTTTGATAGACGAAATGCATGCAGGCCATCTTATTTCTCTTAATACAATAGCCAAAGTTATGAGAAGGTTTGCGGGTGCAGGAGAGTGGAAAGAAGCAGTGAGGACATTTGATGAGCTGGGAAAATTCGGTTTGGAGAAGAATACGGAATCAATGAATTTGTTACTTGATACTCTGTGCAAAGAAAATAGAGTCCAACAGGCGCGTGAAATCTTCTACGAGCTCAAGTTGCATATCCCACCAAATGCAAACACGTTTAACATTTTTATTCATGGTTGGTGCAAAGCTAATCGGGTAGAAGAAGCGTACTGGACAATTCAGGAGATGAAAGGCAGTGGTTGTTGTCCATGCGTCATCAGCTACTCAACCATTATCAAGTCCTACTGCCAGCAATTTAACTTCCAGAAAGTCTACGAGCTTCTCGATGAAATGCAAGGACAAGGATGTCTACCAAATGTTGTCACTTTCACCACCATCATGTGCTTCTTGAAAAAGTCAGGGGCATTTGAGGAAGCCCTTAAGATTGCTGAGAGGATGAAATCAGTTGGCTGTAAACCTGATACACTTTTTTACAATGCTCTGATTCATACATTAGGCGTGGCACACCGATTACAAGAAGCTACTCGTGTTTTGAAGGTTGAAATGCCCAGAAATGGTGTTCAACCCAATACATCGACTTACAATACTATCATTGCCATGTTTTGCCATCATTTGCAAGAGGAAAGAGCACTAGAATTTTTAAGGGATCTGGAAAGTTCACCAGTTTGTAAACCTGATGTTCAGTCATACTTTCCGCTGCTGAAGTTGTGGTTTAAAGTTGGAAAGTCAGATGAATTCCTGAAAATATTGGTGAATGACATTGTTAATAAGCATCATCTAAGTCTTGACCTATCAAGTTATGCACTTCTTATCCACGGTTTGTGCAGAGCAAATAAATGTGAATGGGCCTATCTTATTTTTGAAGATATGATCCGCCAAGAGATTACTCCTCGATACAAGACATGCAGTGTATTGCTGCAGGAAGTTAAaaaaaagaatatgtatgatgCTGCTGATCGGATTGAATTGTTCATGAAGAAAATGAAGACTGCCTGA
- the LOC132641233 gene encoding pentatricopeptide repeat-containing protein At3g04130, mitochondrial isoform X1, whose translation MNFYLRKLTTRHLSVSLPFGVCNISNVACRSCFSYFSTLSSDFRFESPQNCVNVAGDSDINVVLARINPGSSEAEVVQSLLSDPDCDSIKITDNFVGRVLYRFKDDWKSALGVFRWAQSRPDYKPSPELYDKLVDILGKMKKMEKMHSLIDEMHAGHLISLNTIAKVMRRFAGAGEWKEAVRTFDELGKFGLEKNTESMNLLLDTLCKENRVQQAREIFYELKLHIPPNANTFNIFIHGWCKANRVEEAYWTIQEMKGSGCCPCVISYSTIIKSYCQQFNFQKVYELLDEMQGQGCLPNVVTFTTIMCFLKKSGAFEEALKIAERMKSVGCKPDTLFYNALIHTLGVAHRLQEATRVLKVEMPRNGVQPNTSTYNTIIAMFCHHLQEERALEFLRDLESSPVCKPDVQSYFPLLKLWFKVGKSDEFLKILVNDIVNKHHLSLDLSSYALLIHGLCRANKCEWAYLIFEDMIRQEITPRYKTCSVLLQEVKKKNMYDAADRIELFMKKMKTA comes from the coding sequence ATGAACTTCTATCTTAGAAAACTAACCACTAGACACTTATCTGTTTCTCTCCCGTTTGGCGTTTGTAACATTTCCAATGTAGCCTGTAGAAGTTGCTTTAGCTACTTTTCCACCCTGTCTAGTGATTTTCGTTTCGAAAGTCCCCAGAACTGCGTGAACGTGGCAGGAGATTCTGATATTAATGTTGTACTTGCTAGAATAAATCCTGGAAGCAGTGAGGCTGAGGTTGTCCAATCATTGCTTTCTGACCCGGATTGTGATTCCATAAAGATCACTGATAACTTTGTTGGTAGGGTGCTTTATCGGTTTAAAGATGACTGGAAATCTGCACTTGGTGTTTTTAGATGGGCACAATCACGTCCCGACTACAAGCCCTCACCGGAATTGTACGATAAGTTGGTGGATATACTGGGGAAGATGAAGAAAATGGAAAAGATGCATTCTTTGATAGACGAAATGCATGCAGGCCATCTTATTTCTCTTAATACAATAGCCAAAGTTATGAGAAGGTTTGCGGGTGCAGGAGAGTGGAAAGAAGCAGTGAGGACATTTGATGAGCTGGGAAAATTCGGTTTGGAGAAGAATACGGAATCAATGAATTTGTTACTTGATACTCTGTGCAAAGAAAATAGAGTCCAACAGGCGCGTGAAATCTTCTACGAGCTCAAGTTGCATATCCCACCAAATGCAAACACGTTTAACATTTTTATTCATGGTTGGTGCAAAGCTAATCGGGTAGAAGAAGCGTACTGGACAATTCAGGAGATGAAAGGCAGTGGTTGTTGTCCATGCGTCATCAGCTACTCAACCATTATCAAGTCCTACTGCCAGCAATTTAACTTCCAGAAAGTCTACGAGCTTCTCGATGAAATGCAAGGACAAGGATGTCTACCAAATGTTGTCACTTTCACCACCATCATGTGCTTCTTGAAAAAGTCAGGGGCATTTGAGGAAGCCCTTAAGATTGCTGAGAGGATGAAATCAGTTGGCTGTAAACCTGATACACTTTTTTACAATGCTCTGATTCATACATTAGGCGTGGCACACCGATTACAAGAAGCTACTCGTGTTTTGAAGGTTGAAATGCCCAGAAATGGTGTTCAACCCAATACATCGACTTACAATACTATCATTGCCATGTTTTGCCATCATTTGCAAGAGGAAAGAGCACTAGAATTTTTAAGGGATCTGGAAAGTTCACCAGTTTGTAAACCTGATGTTCAGTCATACTTTCCGCTGCTGAAGTTGTGGTTTAAAGTTGGAAAGTCAGATGAATTCCTGAAAATATTGGTGAATGACATTGTTAATAAGCATCATCTAAGTCTTGACCTATCAAGTTATGCACTTCTTATCCACGGTTTGTGCAGAGCAAATAAATGTGAATGGGCCTATCTTATTTTTGAAGATATGATCCGCCAAGAGATTACTCCTCGATACAAGACATGCAGTGTATTGCTGCAGGAAGTTAAaaaaaagaatatgtatgatgCTGCTGATCGGATTGAATTGTTCATGAAGAAAATGAAGACTGCCTGA